The sequence below is a genomic window from Setaria italica strain Yugu1 chromosome IV, Setaria_italica_v2.0, whole genome shotgun sequence.
AAAAAGACTTAGTAACCAACTTTTTTGACCTGTCCCTGTCAGTAATTTCACCAATACGCtgttttttaatattttatgcTTAATAACTTTTGTTTCTATCATCAGCGGAATGGTCGTTAGAGATCGATCAAAACGTAAAAACAATGCAGATGAGGTATTCAAGCAAGCTAAAACGAAGGGGGCTAAGCAAGGCCCATTTGAGTCTCGCCGGAGATCTAGTTCAAGGAACTTTACTGGGACTGGCAGACTTCTGACAGGTGAAACTGTACAGCGTGATGCACCACAGCCGCCAGAAGAAATTGTTCACAACATCTACTTCTGGAGCAATGGCTTTACAGTAAATGACGGTCCACTTAGAAGTTTTGACGATCCAGCAAATGCATCCTTTTTAGAGGTAAAGAACTTTGTACTGTCCAACTTCACATATCATATTTCTGCTTTACTATGCCTGCTTTTATGGTGGGTACCACCCACCTTCTTTAATTCTACATATAACTTTTGTTTACCTTTCCCTTTTGTTTTGAATCCAGAATAGTACCTTctaattatgtttttttttaaaaatcctGTGGACACATAGCCCGGCATTTGTACTTGCGGTGTGTCAGACTTAATTGACATAGATTTCTGACAGAGGTGAATCAATAAGATCAATAAGACACATAGCCCGGCATTTGCACTATTGCCTCTCAGCTGGTTTCACCATAACGTCTTGCAACTGTTTTATTTTTGGACTGGTCCCCTATTAATTTAATATATTGCAGGATCTGTTTGGTAGGTAAGAGGGAAGTTTTAATAACTAGTAGCTTCAGATTTCCGTACTAGGGAACATATTGTTTCGGTTTGAGAAATCTATTTCTCAGTGAAGGCCTATTTCACATTTGAATTTGGAGTATGGGAAGGAAAACCACTTAACCAAATGTCCAAATGGAAGTAACACTTGACTTATGTTTACCAAGTTATATCTTATATGAATCAGCTAGTCCAGCAAAACATTAAGCTGTTAAGCAAGTGTTATACTTGAACGCTTGCCACATACAAAAGCTCCACCAGGTATTTGACATAGTGGAAGAGGGCCACTGTGTTTTCTCTCTATAAAATTGCATATCCTTGAAATGTCTTCGTTTAGTTTTATTGTGTCTTGTATTGTTCTCTCCTTTGGTTTTGTTGCCCTTTCCGTGCATGAATTTGGTTGTACTGCATGTTAATAATCTTAAccgtcttctttttttcttttactagaGCATCAAGAATTCTGACTGCCCAACTGAACTTGAGCCAGCTGATGGGAAATCTAAGGTTAATGTGAATCTTATCCGGAAGGAAGAAGAATTTACTGTAAGTATCATTATCCTAAGAATGTTCCACTGATTCAATTGTTCCACAAAGTGCTTAACCTTTTCCTAAGCAATATCCATCATTGCCTTGATACAGGAGCCAGTCAAGCCTGCTGCTCCATTTCAAGGGGAACGAAGAACTCTCGCTGCCCCTTCTGATAATAACACATCTAGTGCTGCTGCTTCCAGTACAACCGCTGCCCCAAGGACAATCACAGTGGACGATTCTTTGCCATCAACCTCCCTCCAAATCAGGTTTGCAGATGGCAGCCGCTTGGTCGCGCGTTTCAACACAAGCCACACAATTAGCGATGTGCGGGCGTTCATCGACGCAACAAGGCCAGAAGCCAGCGAATACATGCTTCAGGCCGGGTTCCCCCCTAAGCCGCTCGAGGACGTGACCAAGACCATTGAGGAAGCTGGCGTGGCCAACTCGGTGATCATTCAGTCAGTCTAGTAGCTCAGTAGCTCGGCACTACAGGTGCCGACCATATTCGTGAAACATGCTAGGCATCTGAAGCTAGCACcttccttgcttttttttttcccttgccCCATATTGTTTCTCAAATTTAGCTTCCAACCTTCTATGGCTTCGTCGTTCAGTAGCTACTGGAGGTATTGAGAGTGTAAAACACACCTGGGTGTACCCGTCTTATTCATCTATAGCTTAATACTAATCACTTGGCTTGCATGTCTCCCTCAGCGTTTGGTGGGTTAAAGTGCCCGCTTGTTCTTATCTGACCCCCCTGGTTGGTCGAATGTCGGCACTTGTGGACAAGGTTGGTTGCACCAGATGGCCAATTTATTCCTGATTGCGGTTACTGATGTCCGCACGATTGCGACCCTGCGAGGTGAGTTCTGGTCTAGCTCGCATATGATAACATGTTGGGGGTTAATTTTGTGATTCCCTTTTGGTCCAGTCTGATCGAATCTGGTCGATAGCTAGTCTTTTCTAATGCTAAATGTCCATTCCTTTGTTGGCATGTTTGCTTGATCAAGAATCCAAATCTTATTATAGCACTGCGCACGAGATTTGGCACCATTGTATCCTTTTCGTTTAATCTTTTCAATTGGGGGCGGTTAAACCTGAATGATGCTGGTGGCCGGAACGTATCGCCGGAGGTTTCTGCATCAAATTTTCGTTTCAAAATTTTGGCTCGTATTTTCGTCATTGGTACCCATCGTCGAGCTCAGTTGCTGCCGGTCACGATCTAAAATGGTACCCATCGTCGAGCTCAGTTGTTGCCGGTCACGATCTAAAAATCCAGCGAAACCGAGACGCTTTGATTCATACCATTACAATTTTCAAGAATTGAAAATTTGCCATCGGTTGTGTCACTGGCAGCTGGGAGCCACCTCAGTCACTGGTAATGGCATTTTTCAAattattgaaaattgtaatggCATGTATGGAattatccttttttttcaatGATTTTGTTCTCAACTTCATGTGGCCTTGGAGCGAGCCATAAGTACGAGGATCGCGTCTCCTTTCTAGTTGCGCGTTGCTATCCGGACTTTGAATAGTGAAAACCATTTGCATCCAGTTGAGCCGCATCATCGATCATCGTCGCCATCACTGTTCCGTTACCCCTTCCTTTTCCGCGCCGTCCCGTCACCGTGCAAGTCGCTGCGACGTGGCCTGGCTTTTTGAAGCATCAACACCGGTGATGAGACGGGGAGAGAGTGATCAGCGATCGAAGCAGATCGGCATCGCCTCCGACCCAGGTCGGTCCAGCCAGTCATCGAACACCTCCCACAGCAGGTAGGTGACTGGTGAGTGGCCGCGTCCGCTCCGGCTCGGTTGCCCCAGCGCCGGAGAAACCCAATGATTTCTCGCTTCCCATCACTGTGTGGTCAGCCAGGCATTGAGGCATGATGATGGCGCCCCATCCGGGATCCTGTATCACGGCCCTCGCGCCGTGCCCGCCGAGCATTTCCTCCTCCTGTTTCCTACGTGCCCAGAGGGCAGAGGCCGCGACGCCGGGCAGAGGCCGCCGACAAAGCGGACGCGCGGATCCTAGCGCTGCTCATTTTAGAGCGTAACGACGACGCCGGGACGGGATCGGGAAGTGTGGCTTCTCGCTGCAGGCTGCTGGTTGAATTGATTACAGTGGCAGCCCGCACCCGGCAGGACAGTTGGGCAAACCGGAAGCTTGCTCTGCTTTGGTGCCGCGTTTTGTCTGTTTGGGGTCGCTGCTACGTCTTTTGGCGTGCTCTGTCTTTGGAAAGCACGGCCTGGGCCTCAACCTCGTACCGTCGTACTCATACAGGTTACGAGTCACGGGCGCGCTCGATTACCTCCCTTCCCTTAAGCAGTGATCTGATTGGCGCGCTGAGCTTAGGCGTACAAATCAGAATTCCCCCAGCACATGGCATGTCTATTACCATCATGGACGGGGAAATCAGGTCGAGAGCCCAGAGCCGAACACGAGGGTTACCAGTTACCACCAGTCGCTACCAACTTTCCAAAGTGCCAATAGGCTTTCTTCCCCCACCCTGAAAACGCAGAGAGGCTGCATTCATTATGCTAAGCTGAGAAAACATTTACTAGCACGACAGTAGTTTTAACGGACTGAACACCATCTGCTGGAAAAAAGAGTTGTCGGTTTGCCTTGGCTCCCCCCCGTGCCATGGAACAACTTTTCTGGGCTGGAAGCGGACCCAGCATGCTTGGCCAATGGTTCTCTGATGTGCCACCCGACGGACGAACGAATAATCCATCAATCCGGCACCCCGTCGTTCAGAGCGCCCACACCCACTCTTTCCCAGTAGTTTACAGCTCGCGATCGTCCTCGATCCGGCAGCGCATGCACGAGCAGTGGATGCGAGACCCGGGTCGCACTCCACATTTGGTAGTGCCCATCACGCCGCCCCCCTCTTCATTCTCTAGTCTTCTGCCTTCTCCCCAGCATTTAGCCCCGAACCCACCGTGTACCCACACTGCGGCCAGCAGCGCGGAGAGGAATTAAGCTTTGCCGACACCACACTGCATCCCATTCCCACCGGGTACCTGGAGCAAGCATGGCATCGCAGCCCGCGCGCGCGTGAGCTGTCTGTCGCCGGTGGATAAAGCCGTGGTGGAGCGGGGAAGGGGGGAAGGCATTGGCCATGGTGATCGTCGCCATGGCCGTGTGATGCTCTAGCTAGAGGAGCACGCGGTGGCCggaagagttttttttttttgtttcctgtAGAGAGACAAGGGGAGGAGAAGTAAGCGGGGAGAGGTCAGGAATGGCGGCACTGGCTGCCTCTTGGCCTTGGGCcggcctcttcttcctcctcgcgcttCTGGCGGTGGCGGGAGCCGAcaccgacgccggcgacggtAATGCTCAGCGTTCTTGGTTTCCTGGAACGCGTCTGCTAAATCGCTACGGATCGTGTCTGATCGGTGCTCTGGTTCTTTGCAGTCGCGGCGTTGGGGAACCTCTACAGCTCCTGGAACAGCCCGGCGCAGCTCACCGGCTggtccgccgccggcggcgacccctGCGGCGCCGCGTGGGCGGGCGTCACCTGCTCGGGCACCGCCGTCACCTCAATGTAAAGATACTCTCACTCACATAATCTCACAGACTCACTGAGTCTAAAAACTGTATAGCAATGAAAACGACTAAATGTTCTGGCACATTCGGATTTGATGAAATCCGAGCTGTCGGTTTTTGGTCTTTTCTCTCCCCCAACTGCAATTCCCATCCGTGGAGGTTTTCAGATAGTGAGTGCCTTGCAATGGGCGCGGAAAGGCTCTGATGAATCtgaatcttttcttttcttttctcatgcTTGCTGAAAAGTTCGTTACTGTTGCCTAGCATTTAGAAGTAGCACATCCACTGCTGCTGCTACTCTGCTTTTTTCCCAAAAAGAAGGGTTGCTgctgcagctcagcagctgttATGGCCAAACTAATATTATAAGAGCAATCATCATACTGAATCGGTCCATGGGATAATATAGATATAGTGTACACTGCCTTTCCATGTCGCTATGAAGGCAGTCATGATTGTAGAATGTGTAACCCTGCTCTGGTAAAATAGTAAATGTTGTCCAGCATAACTTTGTAACTGAAATTCATAACCTTTTCACCACAATTGCATCTAAAAAGTTATGAGAAAAAAGCACACTGAATTGTTCTGTTTCTTTCGACGCTTTGCAGCAAGCTTTCTGGTATGGAGCTGAATGGTACTCTTGGTTACGAACTGTCCAGTCTACAGGCACTGAAAACAATGTATGATCTAACACTCAAGAGTTGCGATTACAACTCTTCAGCGTTTAGTGTCATTTTCATAATTTATGTCTTTCATTTCTTAACTTGCAGGGATTTAAGTAACAACTTCTTGCATGATTCAATTCCTTACCAGTTGCCATCAAACCTTACCTATCTGTAAACTCTCTCAACCTGTACTTGTTGATTCCTTCTTTTTGGTTCTAGCAATTTGACTCAAAGTGATTACAGGAATTTGGCGAAAAATAACCTTTCTGGTAATCTTCCGTACTCCATATCCACCATGGTTTCACTTGAGTACCTGTAAGTTGCTTCACGTTACAAAGATGTAACTCGTTCtataatgattttttttagctGACACAATCTAACTGCAAGAGAACCACTGCATGCAGCAATCTCAGCCACAACTCATTATTTCAGGAAATTGGTGAACTGTTTGGAAGCCTCAATTCACTTTCAGAACTGTAAGGTCTACTGAGCCATTGAAATTATTAGTCATGGACACCCTATTTCAGTTATTCAGTGTTGGATGTCCTGTTCATTATCAAATAGGTATAGATTTTAGCGCAAATACAATATTCAAATATAGTTTTACCCACTGATTAAAATTGTAACATATTTGCAGAATCAAATAAATACTGATATCATTTTAATATGGCCAATCTGACAATCATAGAGGCATTCTTGGTCAAATTTAAAGTAGTTTTAATGCATCGATTCTATAGGGTGACACTTTCGAGGGTTCTAGCAATTGATATCCTTTCGCAAATAATTGAAATGCAATTTCGTATTTTGACTGGAGTGAGTGAGGAGTATCTACAATATACAGAGCTTTAAGATAATATCTGACTCTTTAGCTTTTTAAGAAATGCATTCAGAATCACTTAAATTGTCCAAATGTGGATGATGAGCATTTTGTTACTGTTAATATGCTCTTTCCCACAGTTTCATGAATTTATCTTATGATATTTAATATCCTTTCAGAGACATATCTTTCAACAACCTGACGGGGAGTCTTCCAATTTCAATGGGCTCTCTGTCAAAAGTTTCTAGCCTGTAAGTATTCAGATCTTCCATCATTTGTATTTCAGTTTCAtggttctgaacttctgatagTTATGTTCTAACCTGCTATGTAGTTACATGCAAAATAATCAACTATCAGGCACAGTTGATGTCCTCAGCAACCTAAGCCTTGCGACACTGTAAGTGACTTCCCACATATCAATATGACTGCTAATTTTCCCTTCACAGTATTTTCTCTGATAAATTATAATGTATTGTGATATACCTTCAAACAGAAATATTGCAAACAACAATTTCAGCGGCACGATACCACAAGAATTGAGCTCGATTCCAAATTTGATGTATGCACCAATATGCTTTACTTCCCTTTCTTTATGGAAATCATTTGTAAATTGCATGCTGATGTTTAGTGCAACTGTACCATAGAGTTGGAGGAAACTCATTTGCCAATATGCCTGCCTCCCCACCGCCAACTCTCACGCCACCTCCAAAGAATACACGTGATCAGCCAAACCATCCTCAAGGACCTATAAGTGCTCCAATTGTCCCTGAGACTCCTATTGATCAGGACGACAAGAAGCTGCAAACAGGTCCTCTTGTAGGGATAGCTGTTGGCTCAATAGCTGTTGGCTCATGCGTACTTTTCGCGTTGGTATTCTGCCTTCACAAGACCCGGAAAAGAAATGATGATGCGAGCAGTGAACCAAAAGATATTGTAGGTTCCCTTGCAGTAAACATAGAGAGAGGTATGCTCCTATTTCTTTGTGCATTGTAGCGTTCTGTTATCATACTAGCATTCTTGTCATTTAGTTGTTCATAATTCATCGATAAAAATCATGAGATTGCTCTCTTATTGCTGGTTAATGAATAGGAAATGATAAAAAAATCTACTTCTAGAAAATGTGAATCTGGCTGTCATCAGGATTTTTACTAAAATGTAAAAATGTCCAGATGAGGAAGGTCCGACttaaattactaaattatcGCTACTCTGTAATTCATATCTTCACACTCCTTAGTGTTTCTCTGTTGCAGCATCTAATAGGGAAACCCCGATCCCGAATAACAGCCATGAAAATGCTGTTGTAGCAACTTCAGATCTCCAACCTAGTGGAAAAATGACTCCAGAGAGAGTTTATGGTACAAATGGTTCTACTGCAAAGAATGCAAAGGTCCCTGTGACGGCAACTTCATATACAGTTGCTGCTCTCCAAGTTGCTACGAACAGCTTTTGTCAAGACTCTCTCCTAGGCGAGGGTTCGCTTGGTCGTGTTTACAAGGCTGATTTTCCCAATGGGAAGGTAATAGCATATTCGAATATTTGACTTAACTGAAAATTGTAAGCTGTCATTTGTTTTTTGGCATCATTGGTTACATATGGCCCAATACAAATCTGTTCACAGAGCATTGCTGACATAGCCATGCAATCCCCCTTTTTTatgctatttttttatttcttttgtttcatcgTTACCCTGAAACTGAATTGTGTTTTGTGATAACAGGTACTTGCTGTCAAGAAGATAGACAGCGCCTCACTGTCTCTGTACGAAGAAGAAAATTTCCTTGAGGTTATCTCGAACATTTCCCGGCTGAGACATCCAAACATTGTGCCTCTTACAGGCTACTGTACTGAACATGGGCAAAGGCTTCTCGTGTACGAGTACATTGGAAACGGAACGCTGCACGATATACTGCACTTCTCTGATGGAATGAGCAGGAAACTCACATGGAACACCCGTGTGAGGATAGCACTGGGCACCGCCCGCGCTCTAGAGTATGTTTGTTCTTAGCAATCTAACATTTTCATTCCATGAGAACCCCATGTTGTTCTGGTAATCTGTTACATATCATACCACCATGTACTGACATCAAATTCTCTAGGTACCTGCATGAGGTGTGCATGCCCCCTGTCGTCCATAGGAGCTTCAAGTCGTCCAACATCCTGCTTGATGAGGAGTACAGTCCACATCTCTCTGACTGTGGCCTTGCTGCTCTGTCACCAAATCCTGAGAGAGAGGTAACAAGCGACGTAGCGGCAAAGTCCGTCAACGCTAATTACTTCCTAAACGTGATCTTTAACTTTTACTAGCTGCTAGTATACTTGGTCTAAAGAAAGCTCTGCAATGCTAAACACGCCAGGTTTCAGCTGAGGTGGTTGGGTCTTTCGGATACAGCGCCCCCGAGTTCGCCATGTCAGGAACATACACCACCAAGAGCGACGTGTACAGTTTCGGAGTGGTGATGTTGGAGCTGCTGACAGGCCGTAAGCCTCTGGATAGGTAATGTGCT
It includes:
- the LOC101778656 gene encoding plant UBX domain-containing protein 4 gives rise to the protein MAAGDAGRAPMPADAQSLVESFCGITSATPAEAAFFLEGHNWALESAVQSFYDSADGDAGAEAGAADPAPPLPAPPADAGGADSEDEDYVAGGGGDEDEDDEDYVGDDGDGDDEDAALASAAAAAEERRRPSKRLKRSHDARGASGSGSRAGGRANGAGNVRTLSDLGGGKRGAGSDEDSGEDDEWAPPPEYYTGGEKSGMVVRDRSKRKNNADEVFKQAKTKGAKQGPFESRRRSSSRNFTGTGRLLTGETVQRDAPQPPEEIVHNIYFWSNGFTVNDGPLRSFDDPANASFLESIKNSDCPTELEPADGKSKVNVNLIRKEEEFTEPVKPAAPFQGERRTLAAPSDNNTSSAAASSTTAAPRTITVDDSLPSTSLQIRFADGSRLVARFNTSHTISDVRAFIDATRPEASEYMLQAGFPPKPLEDVTKTIEEAGVANSVIIQSV
- the LOC101779067 gene encoding protein STRUBBELIG-RECEPTOR FAMILY 8 — translated: MAALAASWPWAGLFFLLALLAVAGADTDAGDVAALGNLYSSWNSPAQLTGWSAAGGDPCGAAWAGVTCSGTAVTSIKLSGMELNGTLGYELSSLQALKTMDLSNNFLHDSIPYQLPSNLTYLNLAKNNLSGNLPYSISTMVSLEYLNLSHNSLFQEIGELFGSLNSLSELDISFNNLTGSLPISMGSLSKVSSLYMQNNQLSGTVDVLSNLSLATLNIANNNFSGTIPQELSSIPNLIVGGNSFANMPASPPPTLTPPPKNTRDQPNHPQGPISAPIVPETPIDQDDKKLQTGPLVGIAVGSIAVGSCVLFALVFCLHKTRKRNDDASSEPKDIVGSLAVNIERASNRETPIPNNSHENAVVATSDLQPSGKMTPERVYGTNGSTAKNAKVPVTATSYTVAALQVATNSFCQDSLLGEGSLGRVYKADFPNGKVLAVKKIDSASLSLYEEENFLEVISNISRLRHPNIVPLTGYCTEHGQRLLVYEYIGNGTLHDILHFSDGMSRKLTWNTRVRIALGTARALEYLHEVCMPPVVHRSFKSSNILLDEEYSPHLSDCGLAALSPNPEREVSAEVVGSFGYSAPEFAMSGTYTTKSDVYSFGVVMLELLTGRKPLDSSRERSEQSLVRWATPQLHDIDLLAKMVDPAMDGLYPAKSLSRFADIIAICVQSEPEFRPPMSEVVQQLVRLMQRASIIRRQSDDLGYSYRVPEGGTGDAI